The proteins below are encoded in one region of Salvelinus sp. IW2-2015 unplaced genomic scaffold, ASM291031v2 Un_scaffold3837, whole genome shotgun sequence:
- the ucn3l gene encoding urocortin 3, like, translated as MPFLRTLVVLAVLCAPTSSLCLRLYQSDSNLLCDDDILAEVQTNDVPSEEFPVSESWGSLFKSGDTLSSXESREKRTSTYPANYRFLSQTQLRSKMFQNSINNDRLSKFTLSLDVPTNIMNILFDIQKSKNLRAKAADNARLMAQIGRRKRQ; from the coding sequence ATGCCGTTCCTAAGAACCCTGGTTGTGCTGGCTGTCCTCTGCGCGCCAACCTCCAGCCTCTGTCTCAGACTGTACCAGAGCGACTCCAACCTCCTCTGTGACGATGACATACTAGCTGAGGTCCAGACGAACGACGTTCCCAGTGAAGAGTTCCCAGTGTCGGAAAGCTGGGGCTCCCTCTTCAARTCCGGAGACACTCTCTCCTCCGYAGAGTCGCGGGAGAAAAGGACGTCGACTTACCCCGCCAACTACAGGTTTCTCAGTCAGACGCAGCTAAGGAGTAAGATGTTCCAGAACAGCATAAATAATGACCGGCTAAgcaagtttaccctctctctagaTGTGCCCAccaacatcatgaacattctctTTGACATCCAAAAGTCCAAGAACCTGCGCGCAAAAGCGGCCGACAACGCGCGTCTGATGGCGCAGATTGGACGAAGGAAGAGACAGTAG